DNA from Evansella sp. LMS18:
TCCTCTGATGTTATCTCCTGGCTGTCCAGCCAGCTGGATACTTTTTCGATTCCCGCTGCTTCACTTTCATTGAATTTGTCATCTGCTGCATCATGCAGGAGTGCTGCCAGTTCGCAGATAAAAATGTCTCCCCCTTCTTTCTGAGCTATATGTACCGCATTTTTCCGCACCCTGTCAGTATGATACCAGTCATGCCCGGTGGAATCTTCCGCGAAGATAGTTTTCACCCAATTTTCTCCATTCCTGATTACAGTTTGTTTCATTTCTGTTCACCTCTGTTTTCCTTTTCCGCCGTACTGTTAAGTGTCTATTCTACCAGAGATCAGAGCCAGCCGAAATGAAATGAAGCTAAACCGGCTTTATCCGTATATTATTTCGGGGAAATCTTTATCTCATGGTACGTATACTCTGTGTTTTTGTATTCTTCAAGTAATGATTCCGATGTATACTCTCCTTTAGAAATCTTTTTATATGGGATTCTTACAGCTACTGTCTGCATACTAAATGGGAAAGGCTCCAGAATAATTTTGTTTTCTGATTCCCATTCTCCATAAAGCTTCTCATTATTTAACGGGGCAAACTGTTGGGGAAAGCCGTTGCGGAACCAGGAAATCTCCTCGTCTTTTGAGGCGCCCCATTTATTCATGCATAAGTAAAGAGACAAGTTATCGCACAGCTGCAGCAAATCAAAGTGAAACTGAAATTCTTTCCTTCGATTTTCTATTTTCAGCTTTTGTTTCAGCTCTTTCTGCCGGCCTTCTTCCTCCGTGCGGAATTTTGTCTCTTTTTTCCCGCCCTTTCCGTTAAAAAAGCTGGAATAATGGCTGCTGATAAGGAGTGCCGCATATTCATCCCGCTCCTCCATGAATTCAATCCCTTCCGTGTAAGCCCTTATTTTTTCGTTAAGCGGATAATCAGTAAAAGAAGCAGGCTGTTTTTCCTCTGATAGAAACACTGGCTTCTTATCTAGTTTCTGCCAGCACCAGTCATGCATTCGAATGGCCAGTTCTACAGATTCCCTCTTATCTGCCCCCAGGAAATATTCTATTCTCCATTTATTTGCTAACTCTCCAGAAAGTTCTGCATGGTAATGCTGCTCAATCAGAATATAAGAATTTGCAGTTTCTTTTACGATCATAATTAATCCTCCCCAGATTTCTCTCCTAGTTATCTTTCTCTAAAACCGCCGTATTTTCCTGTTTCATTTATCGTGTCTTCAATAATTCAGCTGCAAGTTTGTTCTGCTGCCATATCTCCCTACTAAAAAATGCCCGTTTCCCTCTTCAGGGAAACAGGCATTTTCACTTAATAGATCTCGCTTTCACATTCTGTACATTTATGGGAATAACAATCATGCATCTCGTCGATTTTGTCTCCGCATTTCGCGCATTCCTTTGGCGGCAGATTCCTGAAAAATTCTGTACTGGACATTATCATTGTAATCCCTCCGTATAATACTGATAGTTTTTTGTACTGCAACAGATTTAATTTTACGTTCCAATATAATAGGACAATTAAAGAAAAACAGCGGAATCGCACTTTTCTGTACTACTATTTTTCTACTGAAACGAATTATCTGTTACAAACAGTAATGTTTTGTTACTCATATTATATAACAGTTTTCTTATGTTGTCACTACATTTCCCGATTTTTCTGAAAATAAACCAATATCCAGTTTCCCACTGATATTTTTTCCCTTCACCGATTTTTAGCTGGGCGTGTTTCATCTTCGCCGATAACGGTTAAA
Protein-coding regions in this window:
- a CDS encoding DUF3891 family protein, whose amino-acid sequence is MIVKETANSYILIEQHYHAELSGELANKWRIEYFLGADKRESVELAIRMHDWCWQKLDKKPVFLSEEKQPASFTDYPLNEKIRAYTEGIEFMEERDEYAALLISSHYSSFFNGKGGKKETKFRTEEEGRQKELKQKLKIENRRKEFQFHFDLLQLCDNLSLYLCMNKWGASKDEEISWFRNGFPQQFAPLNNEKLYGEWESENKIILEPFPFSMQTVAVRIPYKKISKGEYTSESLLEEYKNTEYTYHEIKISPK
- the yhfH gene encoding protein YhfH; this encodes MIMSSTEFFRNLPPKECAKCGDKIDEMHDCYSHKCTECESEIY